Proteins encoded within one genomic window of Cucumis sativus cultivar 9930 chromosome 3, Cucumber_9930_V3, whole genome shotgun sequence:
- the LOC101209060 gene encoding scarecrow-like protein 28, with amino-acid sequence MLAGCSSSTLLSPRNRLRSEAQPPFPACHLQLPTSMSTQRLDLPCSFSRSKDASATARSPSIRPVALSVEKQNIRLPPLSATSQQIKQEFWKGKGKNLKRIAEQVGFDDDDDSSISSAKRKRECRDDTAADGLILSQFGGGGGSFWFHQPDVDEEGFCFLPGSEVILSPSPFLSEIADLGEENDGEESSHVKAQEASGSGSGSSSSSESERFALRRRVTTENVSAATTTVQEIGNGSSRNPSYHHHQASDLENEREEEEGFELIRLLMACVEAIGSKNIGLITHLIDKLGTQASPRGSSPITRLIAYYTEALALRVSRVWPQVFHITTPREYDRMEDDTGTALRLLNEVSPIPKFIHFTANEMLLRAFEGKDKVHIIDFDIKQGLQWPSLFQSLASRANPPSHVRITGIGESKQELNETGDRLAGFAEALRLPFEFHAVVDRLEDVRLWMLHVKEQESVGVNCILQLHKTLYDGNGGALRDFLGLIRSTNPSIVVMAEQEAEHNEPRLETRVAATLKYYAAVFDSLDTSLPPESSARLKVEEMFGREIRNTIACEGRERYERHVGFKKWKKDMEQQGGMQCIRIHDDRELLQTQFLLKMYSSAAHGFNVTKIEEEEEEEEGTAQAICLTWEDQPLYTVSAWSPAEVSGSSSSFNHPTS; translated from the coding sequence ATGTTGGCTGGGTGTTCTAGTTCAACATTGCTCTCACCAAGGAATCGATTGAGAAGCGAAGCACAGCCGCCATTTCCAGCTTGCCATTTGCAGTTGCCAACTTCGATGAGCACACAGAGATTGGATTTGCCCTGCAGCTTTTCCCGTTCCAAAGACGCCTCTGCCACAGCTCGATCCCCGTCAATCCGTCCAGTTGCGCTCTCTGTTGAGAAGCAGAACATTAGACTCCCACCGCTATCCGCCACCAGTCAGCAGATCAAGCAAGAGTTTTGGAAGGGGAAAGGTAAGAACTTGAAGAGAATTGCAGAACAAGTTGggtttgatgatgatgatgattctTCCATTAGCAGTGCcaagaggaagagagaatGCAGAGACGACACCGCCGCAGACGGGTTAATTCTCAGCCAATTCGGAGGTGGGGGTGGGAGTTTCTGGTTTCATCAGCCTGATGTCGATGAAGAAGGATTCTGCTTTCTTCCTGGAAGTGAAGTCATTTTGTCACCGTCGCCATTTTTGTCGGAGATTGCTGATttgggagaagaaaatgaCGGAGAGGAAAGCAGCCATGTGAAAGCTCAAGAAGCCTCCGGTTCGGGTTCGGGTTCGAGTTCATCATCAGAAAGTGAGAGATTTGCATTGAGAAGAAGAGTAACAACAGAGAATGTGTcagcagcaacaacaacagTGCAAGAAATTGGGAATGGAAGCTCAAGAAATCCTTCATATCATCACCATCAAGCTTCtgatttggaaaatgaaagggaagaagaagaagggtttGAACTGATAAGACTTTTAATGGCATGTGTTGAAGCAATTGGATCAAAGAACATTGGTTTGATTACCCACTTGATTGATAAACTTGGAACTCAAGCTTCACCAAGAGGTTCATCACCAATTACACGTTTGATTGCATATTACACAGAAGCTCTAGCACTTAGAGTGAGCAGAGTTTGGCCACAGGTATTTCACATAACAACACCGAGGGAATACGATCGGATGGAGGATGATACGGGGACAGCGCTACGTCTGCTAAACGAGGTGAGTCCAATCCCAAAATTCATCCATTTCACAGCAAATGAGATGTTGCTAAGAGCATTTGAAGGGAAAGACAAGGTTCACATCATAGACTTTGACATAAAGCAAGGGCTGCAATGGCCAAGCTTGTTCCAAAGTCTGGCATCTAGAGCAAACCCACCAAGTCATGTTCGAATCACCGGGATCGGTGAGTCGAAGCAGGAATTGAACGAAACGGGAGATAGACTAGCAGGATTCGCCGAAGCATTGAGGCTACCATTTGAGTTCCATGCCGTGGTGGATCGGTTGGAGGATGTGAGGCTATGGATGCTTCATGTCAAGGAGCAAGAGAGTGTAGGTGTAAATTGCATACTCCAACTTCACAAGACTCTCTATGATGGCAATGGAGGAGCATTGAGAGACTTTTTGGGGCTTATCAGAAGCACAAACCCAAGCATTGTTGTCATGGCTGAACAAGAAGCCGAGCACAACGAACCGAGGTTAGAGACACGAGTTGCAGCTACACTGAAGTACTACGCCGCCGTATTTGATTCCCTTGACACAAGCCTTCCACCCGAAAGCTCGGCCAGGTTGAAAGTGGAGGAGATGTTTGGGAGGGAGATAAGGAACACGATAGCATGTGAAGGAAGGGAGAGGTATGAAAGACATGTTGGGTtcaagaaatggaagaaggaTATGGAGCAGCAAGGAGGGATGCAATGCATCAGGATTCACGACGATCGAGAGCTTCTCCAGACTCAATTCCTCTTAAAAATGTATTCATCAGCAGCTCATGGATTCAATGTAACaaagattgaagaagaagaagaagaagaagaaggaacagCTCAAGCAATTTGCCTAACTTGGGAAGATCAGCCACTTTACACTGTCTCAGCTTGGTCACCAGCAGAAGTTTCCGGGAGTTCATCTTCATTTAACCATCCAacttcttga